The Micromonospora sp. Llam0 genome includes a window with the following:
- a CDS encoding TrkA family potassium uptake protein — MADSRNEPVVVIGLGRFGGALAVELNNRGTEVLGIDGDARTTQGYSGQLPHLATADATDVEALRQLGVNEFHRAVVGIGTDIQASILATSLLAELGVADIWAKAISRQHGRILERVGAHHVILPEHDMGERVAHLLTGRLLDYVEVDRDFAMVKTTPPQDAVSVPLRESRVRSRYGVTVVAVKSEARGPDARFTYATPDTVLMYGDIVLVLGRIDDVERFAESG, encoded by the coding sequence TTGGCTGACTCACGCAACGAACCGGTGGTGGTGATCGGGCTCGGCCGATTCGGCGGGGCGCTCGCCGTCGAACTGAACAACCGGGGCACCGAGGTGCTCGGTATCGACGGCGATGCCCGGACCACCCAGGGCTACAGCGGGCAGTTGCCGCACCTGGCCACCGCCGACGCCACCGACGTCGAGGCGCTGCGCCAGCTCGGGGTGAACGAGTTCCACCGGGCGGTGGTCGGCATCGGCACCGACATCCAGGCCAGCATCCTGGCCACCTCGCTGCTCGCCGAGCTCGGCGTGGCGGACATCTGGGCGAAGGCGATCAGCCGGCAGCACGGCCGGATCCTGGAACGGGTCGGCGCCCATCACGTGATCCTGCCGGAGCACGACATGGGCGAGCGGGTCGCCCATCTGCTGACCGGGCGGCTGTTGGACTACGTGGAGGTCGACCGGGACTTCGCGATGGTCAAGACGACTCCGCCGCAGGACGCGGTCAGCGTGCCGTTGCGCGAGTCGCGGGTCCGGTCCCGGTACGGGGTGACGGTGGTGGCGGTGAAGAGCGAGGCACGGGGCCCGGACGCCAGGTTCACCTACGCCACCCCGGACACCGTGCTGATGTACGGCGACATCGTCCTGGTGCTGG